The Streptomyces cynarae genome contains a region encoding:
- a CDS encoding dienelactone hydrolase family protein, with protein sequence MTATRGTSVDIPTEDGTADAYLTHPDDHSPHPAVLLYMDAFGLRPSLKKMADRLAGHGYTVLVPNVFYRHGRAPVVELPDFIDTDARPELFQKVMPLIRSVTPERAERDADAYLRRLADCPQAVDGPVGVTGYCMGARLALRTAGTHPERVAAVAGFHGGQLATDKPDSPHLAADRITAEAYFGHADHDHSLPPQQIERLEKALTDAGVRHRCEVYPGAPHGYTQEDTSSYHAEAAERHWRELLALFDRAL encoded by the coding sequence ATGACCGCCACCCGTGGAACGTCCGTGGACATCCCCACCGAGGACGGCACGGCGGACGCCTACCTCACCCACCCGGACGACCACAGCCCCCACCCCGCGGTCCTGCTCTACATGGACGCCTTCGGACTGCGCCCGTCCCTGAAGAAGATGGCCGACCGCCTCGCCGGGCACGGCTACACGGTGCTGGTGCCCAACGTCTTCTACCGCCACGGCCGGGCGCCCGTCGTCGAGCTGCCCGACTTCATCGACACGGACGCACGTCCGGAGCTCTTCCAGAAGGTCATGCCGCTCATCCGGTCGGTGACGCCCGAGCGGGCCGAGCGCGACGCCGACGCCTATCTGCGCCGGCTCGCCGACTGCCCGCAGGCCGTCGACGGCCCGGTCGGTGTGACCGGCTACTGCATGGGCGCCCGGCTGGCCCTGCGCACCGCCGGGACGCATCCGGAGCGGGTCGCCGCCGTGGCCGGCTTCCACGGCGGGCAGCTGGCGACCGACAAGCCGGACAGCCCCCATCTTGCGGCCGACCGCATCACCGCGGAGGCGTACTTCGGACACGCCGACCACGACCACTCCCTGCCGCCCCAGCAGATCGAGCGGCTGGAGAAGGCACTCACCGACGCGGGTGTGCGCCACCGCTGCGAGGTCTACCCGGGCGCCCCGCACGGCTACACCCAGGAGGACACCTCCAGCTACCACGCCGAGGCGGCGGAAAGGCACTGGCGGG
- a CDS encoding DUF4032 domain-containing protein, producing MALQISATNPEHPALLLELPWQLPLEEWPEHYLVPLPRGISRHVVRYARAGTEVVAVKELAERPAVREFELLRDLDRLGIPAVDPLAVVTGRTGKDGEPLEPVLITRHLRGSMPYRSMFETTMRPATMHRLMDALAVLLVRLHLAGFAWGDCSLSNTLFRRDAGAYAAYLVDAETGDLHPRLSPGQREYDLDLARVNISGELLDLEASGALHPSVDPIEFGMEICQRYSGLWDELTRTSVYPAGKHHYIDRRVRRLNDLGFDVAEMQISHSSNGDTVTFVPKVVDAGHHQRQLLRLTGLDAEENQARRLLNDLESWMATQDDYAPGDPLAARPEVLAHRWVRDVFRPTVRAVPPELRGAMDPAELYHELLEHRWYLSERAQHDIGLDTAVKDYVDNILPKVRETLTDPQEEEDGPVRPS from the coding sequence CGTGGTGCGCTACGCACGCGCCGGTACGGAGGTGGTGGCCGTCAAGGAGCTCGCCGAGCGGCCCGCGGTGCGCGAGTTCGAGCTGCTGCGGGACCTCGACCGGCTCGGCATCCCGGCGGTGGACCCGCTCGCCGTGGTCACCGGCCGTACCGGCAAGGACGGCGAGCCCCTCGAGCCGGTGCTGATCACCCGGCATCTGCGCGGCTCGATGCCGTACCGCTCGATGTTCGAGACGACCATGCGGCCCGCGACCATGCACCGGCTGATGGACGCGCTGGCCGTGCTGCTGGTCCGGCTGCATCTGGCGGGGTTCGCCTGGGGTGACTGCTCGCTGTCCAACACCCTGTTCCGGCGGGACGCGGGCGCCTACGCCGCGTACCTGGTGGACGCCGAGACCGGCGATCTGCACCCCCGGCTGAGCCCGGGGCAGCGGGAGTACGACCTCGATCTCGCGCGCGTCAACATCAGCGGTGAGCTGCTGGACCTGGAGGCTTCCGGGGCACTGCACCCGTCCGTCGATCCGATCGAGTTCGGCATGGAGATCTGCCAGCGGTACTCAGGCCTGTGGGACGAGCTGACCCGCACCTCCGTGTACCCGGCGGGCAAGCACCACTACATCGACCGCCGTGTCCGCCGCCTGAACGACCTCGGGTTCGACGTGGCGGAGATGCAGATCTCGCACTCCTCCAACGGCGACACCGTCACCTTCGTGCCGAAGGTCGTCGACGCCGGGCACCATCAGCGGCAGCTGCTCCGGCTGACCGGCCTCGACGCCGAGGAGAACCAGGCGCGGCGGCTGCTGAACGACCTGGAGAGCTGGATGGCCACCCAGGACGACTACGCGCCCGGCGACCCCCTCGCCGCCCGGCCCGAGGTGCTCGCCCACCGGTGGGTGCGGGACGTGTTCCGGCCCACCGTGCGCGCGGTGCCGCCGGAGCTGCGGGGGGCGATGGATCCGGCGGAGCTGTACCACGAGCTGCTGGAACACCGGTGGTATCTGTCGGAGCGGGCCCAGCACGACATCGGTCTGGACACCGCCGTGAAGGACTACGTGGACAACATCCTGCCCAAGGTCCGCGAGACGCTGACCGATCCGCAGGAAGAAGAAGACGGTCCCGTTCGGCCCTCCTGA